One genomic region from Streptomyces venezuelae encodes:
- a CDS encoding carbohydrate ABC transporter permease yields MTAAPAPGAAQAPPPPDRTPPAAGRKRRPAWDEVPRWQIYLPLGIYLVFTLVPFYWILLFAVRPAGSTSLLPWPMTTAHFEKVWTERSFGVFFQNSLLIGIAVLVMTTVVALAGGYALARFDFRIKKGFMLALLCSQFVPGALLLVPLFQIFAELRMINSLGSVIIAETVFQLPLSMILISGFIRNVPYSLEEAAWVDGCNRFSAFRIVVLPLLRPGLVAVGSFAFVHAWNHFLFALMFLSSQSKQTIPVGLNTLMGADSVDLGALAAGGVIAAVPVVIVFAFIQKWLVTGFSAGAVKG; encoded by the coding sequence CTGACCGCCGCCCCCGCCCCCGGGGCCGCGCAGGCCCCCCCGCCCCCCGACCGGACCCCGCCGGCGGCCGGTCGCAAGCGCCGCCCGGCCTGGGACGAGGTCCCCCGCTGGCAGATCTACCTGCCCCTCGGGATCTACCTCGTCTTCACGCTGGTCCCCTTCTACTGGATCCTGCTGTTCGCGGTGCGGCCGGCCGGTTCCACCTCGCTCCTGCCCTGGCCGATGACCACCGCGCACTTCGAGAAGGTGTGGACGGAGCGCAGCTTCGGCGTCTTCTTCCAGAACAGCCTGCTCATCGGCATCGCGGTGCTCGTCATGACCACGGTCGTCGCCCTGGCCGGGGGTTACGCGCTCGCCCGCTTCGACTTCCGGATCAAGAAGGGCTTCATGCTGGCCCTGCTCTGCTCGCAGTTCGTGCCGGGCGCCCTGCTGCTCGTCCCGCTCTTCCAGATCTTCGCCGAGCTGCGGATGATCAACTCCCTCGGCTCCGTCATCATCGCCGAGACCGTCTTCCAGCTCCCGCTGTCGATGATCCTCATCAGCGGCTTCATCAGGAACGTGCCGTACTCCCTGGAGGAGGCCGCCTGGGTCGACGGCTGCAACCGCTTCTCCGCGTTCCGGATCGTCGTCCTGCCGCTCCTGCGGCCCGGGCTCGTCGCCGTCGGCTCCTTCGCCTTCGTCCACGCCTGGAACCACTTCCTCTTCGCCCTGATGTTCCTGAGCAGCCAGTCCAAGCAGACGATCCCGGTCGGCCTCAACACCCTGATGGGCGCCGACAGCGTCGACCTCGGCGCGCTCGCGGCGGGCGGGGTCATCGCCGCCGTCCCCGTCGTCATCGTCTTCGCCTTCATCCAGAAGTGGCTGGTCACCGGCTTCAGCGCCGGGGCGGTGAAGGGATGA
- a CDS encoding carbohydrate ABC transporter permease → MASAVTSPPQAGTPQADPARRRRRTGAAPRRLPYLLIAPAGLLMLGFIAYPVLSVFYYSLQHYNPTKPWRNGFAGLDNFTRIFTDDPHFWGTLSFSLKWVVVEVTLQLLFGLALALIVNQTFVGRALGRALVFSPWAVSGVLTSAIWVLLYNSQTGITRYLADLGIGEYGTSLLSDTATVFPAAIVADLWRGVPFFAILILADLQSVPKDLYEAAEVDGAGRIRQFLHITLPHIRDAIVLSTLLRAVWEFNNVDLLYTLTGGGPAGETTTLPLYIAHTSVDAHNFGYASALTTVAFVILLFCSMVYLRLSKFGGDGK, encoded by the coding sequence ATGGCCTCAGCTGTGACCTCACCGCCCCAGGCCGGAACGCCCCAGGCCGATCCGGCACGGAGGCGCCGCCGCACGGGAGCGGCCCCCCGCCGACTGCCGTATCTCCTGATCGCCCCCGCCGGACTGCTGATGCTGGGCTTCATCGCCTACCCGGTGCTCAGCGTCTTCTACTACAGCCTCCAGCACTACAACCCCACCAAGCCCTGGCGGAACGGCTTCGCCGGCCTCGACAACTTCACCCGGATCTTCACCGACGACCCGCACTTCTGGGGGACGCTGTCCTTCAGCCTGAAGTGGGTCGTGGTCGAGGTGACGCTCCAGCTCCTCTTCGGCCTCGCCCTCGCCCTGATCGTGAACCAGACCTTCGTGGGCCGCGCCCTGGGCCGGGCCCTCGTCTTCTCGCCGTGGGCCGTCTCCGGCGTGCTCACCTCCGCGATCTGGGTGCTGCTCTACAACTCCCAGACCGGCATCACGCGTTACCTGGCGGACCTGGGCATCGGCGAGTACGGCACGTCCCTGCTCTCCGACACCGCGACCGTCTTCCCCGCGGCGATCGTCGCCGACCTCTGGCGCGGGGTGCCCTTCTTCGCCATCCTCATCCTGGCCGACCTCCAGTCCGTACCGAAGGACCTGTACGAGGCGGCCGAGGTCGACGGGGCGGGCCGGATCCGCCAGTTCCTGCACATCACGCTGCCCCACATCCGGGACGCGATCGTGCTGTCCACGCTGCTGCGCGCGGTATGGGAGTTCAACAACGTCGACCTGCTCTACACGCTGACCGGCGGCGGCCCCGCGGGCGAGACGACCACCCTCCCCCTGTACATCGCCCACACCAGCGTCGACGCCCACAACTTCGGATACGCCTCCGCCCTCACCACGGTGGCGTTCGTGATCCTTCTCTTCTGCTCCATGGTCTATCTGCGCCTGAGCAAGTTCGGAGGCGACGGCAAGTGA
- a CDS encoding Gfo/Idh/MocA family protein — protein sequence MNTARTPLPVVLAGARGHGRSHLLNIRRLEERGLVRLAGVCELRPLDAAELDGIGDPEQSADFEALLASTGARMAVLSTPIQTHTDMTLAAARHGAHILLEKPPAPSLAEFRRMADGVAEAGVACQIGFQSLGSHAVPAIRRMVEEGAIGELLGVGAAGAWVRDEAYFRRAPWAGHRRLGGVDVVDGALTNPLAHAVATALALSGSTRAEDVEHIETELHHANAIESDDTSCVRVVTAAGTQVTVAATLCAERSSEPYVVVHGSQGRITFWYRQDRVLVQRAGHGPVETEYGRTDLLENLVAHVTDGEPLWVPPAETGAFMRVVEAVRTAPDPLEVPAGHWHAEPGESAPRRVVDGIDALVDASADELRLFSELGAAWAPSARAGAR from the coding sequence ATGAACACCGCACGTACCCCGTTGCCCGTCGTCCTCGCCGGCGCCCGCGGCCACGGCCGCAGCCACCTCCTCAACATCCGCCGCCTCGAGGAGCGCGGCCTCGTCCGCCTCGCCGGGGTCTGCGAGCTGCGCCCGCTGGACGCGGCCGAGCTGGACGGCATCGGGGACCCGGAGCAGTCCGCCGACTTCGAGGCGCTCCTCGCCTCGACCGGCGCCCGGATGGCCGTGCTCAGCACGCCCATCCAGACCCACACCGACATGACGCTCGCCGCCGCCCGGCACGGGGCGCACATCCTCCTGGAGAAGCCGCCCGCCCCGTCGCTCGCGGAGTTCCGCAGGATGGCCGACGGGGTCGCCGAGGCCGGGGTGGCCTGTCAGATCGGCTTCCAGTCGCTCGGCTCGCACGCGGTGCCCGCGATCCGCCGGATGGTCGAGGAGGGCGCTATCGGCGAACTCCTCGGGGTCGGTGCCGCCGGTGCCTGGGTCCGCGACGAGGCCTACTTCCGGCGCGCGCCCTGGGCGGGTCACCGGCGCCTCGGCGGCGTCGACGTCGTCGACGGGGCGCTCACCAACCCCCTCGCGCACGCCGTCGCCACCGCGCTCGCGCTCTCCGGCTCCACCCGGGCCGAGGACGTCGAGCACATCGAGACCGAACTGCACCACGCCAACGCGATCGAGTCCGACGACACCTCCTGCGTACGGGTCGTGACGGCGGCCGGCACCCAGGTGACCGTGGCGGCGACGCTCTGCGCCGAGCGGTCCTCGGAGCCGTACGTCGTGGTCCACGGCAGCCAGGGCCGCATCACCTTCTGGTACCGGCAGGACCGGGTCCTCGTGCAGCGGGCGGGGCACGGCCCCGTGGAGACCGAGTACGGGCGGACCGACCTCCTGGAGAACCTCGTCGCCCATGTGACGGACGGCGAGCCGCTGTGGGTGCCCCCGGCGGAGACCGGTGCGTTCATGCGGGTCGTCGAGGCGGTTCGGACCGCTCCGGATCCGCTGGAGGTGCCCGCCGGGCACTGGCACGCCGAGCCCGGCGAGAGCGCGCCCCGCCGGGTCGTCGACGGGATCGACGCCCTGGTCGACGCCAGCGCCGACGAGCTGAGGCTCTTCTCCGAACTCGGCGCCGCCTGGGCGCCGTCGGCCCGGGCGGGGGCCCGATGA
- the araD gene encoding L-arabinonate dehydratase, protein MSRSPEDLRSHQWYGTDGLRSFSHRARTRQLGYLPEEHLGKPVIAILNTWSDINPCHVHLRDRAQAVKRGVWQAGGFPLEFPVSTLSETFQKPTPMLYRNLLALETEELLRSYPVDGAVLMGGCDKTTPALLMGAASVDLPTVFVPAGPMLPGHWRGETLGSGTDMWKYWDEKRAGRIGDCEMAELESGLARSPGHCMTMGTASTLTAAAETLGVTVPGASSVPAVDSGHDRMAAASGLRIVELVRQDLRLSRLLTREAYEDAVAAVLALGGSTNAVIHLIAMAGRSGVKLTLDDFDRIARTVPVLANLRPGGRYLMEDFHFAGGMPGFLSRLTDVLHLDRPTVSHATLREQLAGALVHDEDVIRDRGRPLAAEGGVAVLRGNLCPDGAVIKHIAAEPRLLKHTGPAVVFDDYRTMQRTIDDPALGITADHVLVLRGAGPKGGPGMPEYGMLPIPSYLLEQGVKDMVRISDARMSGTSYGACVLHVAPESHVGGPLALVRTGDTITLDVTARSLHLHVTDEEMDRRRAAWTPPPARYERGYGALYMEQISQADTGCDFAFLARPGTTPDPYAG, encoded by the coding sequence ATGAGCCGGAGTCCCGAGGACCTGCGCAGCCACCAGTGGTACGGCACGGACGGGCTCCGCTCGTTCAGCCACCGTGCCCGCACCCGCCAGCTCGGCTACCTGCCCGAGGAGCACCTCGGCAAGCCGGTGATCGCGATCCTCAACACCTGGTCCGACATCAATCCGTGTCACGTCCACCTCCGCGACCGCGCGCAGGCCGTGAAGCGCGGGGTGTGGCAGGCGGGCGGCTTCCCGCTGGAGTTCCCGGTCTCCACCCTCTCGGAGACCTTCCAGAAGCCGACGCCGATGCTCTACCGCAATCTCCTCGCCCTGGAGACGGAGGAGCTGCTCCGCTCCTACCCGGTGGACGGGGCGGTCCTGATGGGCGGTTGCGACAAGACGACCCCGGCGCTGCTCATGGGCGCCGCCTCCGTCGACCTGCCGACCGTCTTCGTACCGGCCGGTCCGATGCTGCCCGGCCACTGGCGAGGCGAGACCCTCGGCTCCGGTACGGACATGTGGAAGTACTGGGACGAGAAGCGGGCGGGGCGGATCGGCGACTGCGAGATGGCCGAGCTGGAGAGCGGCCTGGCCCGCTCCCCGGGCCACTGCATGACGATGGGGACGGCTTCCACGCTCACGGCCGCCGCGGAGACCCTGGGCGTGACCGTGCCGGGCGCCTCCTCGGTGCCGGCGGTGGACTCGGGCCACGACCGGATGGCCGCGGCCTCGGGGCTGCGGATCGTGGAGCTCGTACGGCAGGACCTGCGGCTGTCGCGGCTGCTGACCCGGGAGGCGTACGAGGACGCGGTCGCCGCCGTCCTGGCGCTCGGTGGCTCGACGAACGCGGTGATCCATCTGATCGCGATGGCGGGGCGCTCCGGGGTGAAGCTCACGCTCGACGACTTCGACCGGATCGCGCGGACCGTCCCGGTCCTGGCGAACCTCCGGCCCGGCGGCCGGTACCTCATGGAGGACTTCCACTTCGCGGGCGGGATGCCGGGGTTCCTGTCGCGGCTCACGGACGTGCTGCACCTGGACCGTCCGACGGTCTCGCACGCCACCCTGCGCGAGCAGCTCGCCGGCGCGCTCGTCCACGACGAGGACGTGATCCGGGACCGGGGCAGGCCGTTGGCCGCGGAGGGCGGGGTGGCCGTGCTGCGCGGCAACCTCTGTCCGGACGGTGCGGTGATCAAGCACATCGCGGCCGAGCCGCGGCTGCTGAAGCACACGGGCCCCGCGGTCGTCTTCGACGACTACCGGACCATGCAGCGGACCATCGACGACCCGGCGCTCGGCATCACCGCCGACCATGTGCTCGTGCTGCGCGGGGCGGGCCCCAAGGGCGGTCCCGGCATGCCGGAGTACGGGATGCTGCCGATCCCCTCGTACCTCCTGGAGCAGGGGGTGAAGGACATGGTCCGGATCTCCGATGCCCGGATGAGCGGGACGAGCTACGGGGCGTGTGTGCTGCACGTGGCGCCCGAGTCCCATGTCGGCGGACCCCTTGCCCTCGTCCGTACGGGCGATACGATCACCCTCGACGTCACGGCACGCTCCCTCCATCTGCACGTCACGGACGAGGAGATGGACCGCCGCAGGGCCGCGTGGACGCCTCCTCCGGCCCGGTACGAGCGCGGCTACGGCGCGCTCTACATGGAGCAGATCTCCCAGGCCGACACCGGCTGCGACTTCGCGTTCCTGGCCAGGCCGGGGACCACCCCCGATCCGTACGCGGGCTGA